In one window of Littorina saxatilis isolate snail1 linkage group LG11, US_GU_Lsax_2.0, whole genome shotgun sequence DNA:
- the LOC138980087 gene encoding clavesin-2-like → MHTHKNKMAEYGWGITEPLANRARNELNEVPEERSSAIAAVRAQMETRPDIEYLRSDDAFILRFLRARKFNVDEAFRLFTRYFEYRQTNKNLFKKFQASEPGIKDALLDGLPGVLPGTDHRGRRIIVLYSANWDNTRYGLAAIYRAILLTLEKLIDDEAAQINGFLVVVDWSEFTFKQSSWLNPRVLKLMIEGLQDCFPARFTAIHFVNQPWYIEAIFKMLRPFLKEKNRNKIVMHGINLMTLHQQIRKEALPAELGGTQAPYNNQSWARTLLGDETFSFGHQHIYWPSRTPPPHKPAASRSETFPSDQFSHRETDPMQKGTYLDEEFFLID, encoded by the exons atgcacacacacaagaacaagaTGGCAGAGTACGGATGGGGGATCACTGAGCCTCTAGCGAACAGAGCACGCAACGAACTCAATGAGGTTCCGGAAGAGCGATCTTCTGCCATTGCTGCTGTTCGTGCTCAAATGGAAACTCGGCCTGACATTG AATACCTGCGCTCTGATGATGCCTTCATTCTCAGATTCCTTCGAGCTCGGAAGTTCAACGTTGATGAAGCCTTTCGCCTTTTCACACGGTACTTCGAATATCGTCAGACCAACAAGAATCTCTTCAAGAAGTTCCAGGCTTCTGAGCCTGGTATCAAAGACGCTCTGCTAGACGGCCTACCCGGGGTGTTACCTGGCACGGACCACCGCGGCAGGCGAATCATTGTGCTGTATTCTGCTAACTGGGATAACACTCGCTACGGCTTAGCTGCCATCTATCGTGCTATTCTTCTGACGCTGGAAAAACTGATAGACGATGAGGCGGCACAGATTAACGGATTTCTTGTGGTGGTTGACTGGAGCGAGTTCACCTTCAAACAATCCTCCTGGCTTAACCCCCGCGTCCTCAAGTTGATGATTGAAGGATTGCAG GACTGTTTCCCTGCTCGATTCACAGCGATCCACTTTGTGAATCAGCCTTGGTACATCGAGGCCATCTTCAAGATGCTCCGACCTTTCCTCAAGGAGAAAAATCGTAACAAG ATTGTGATGCATGGTATCAACTTGATGACACTGCACCAGCAGATTCGGAAGGAGGCCTTGCCCGCTGAGCTAGGCGGCACCCAGGCCCCCTACAACAACCAGTCATGGGCACGTACGTTGCTAGGCGACGAGACTTTCAGTTTCGGCCACCAGCATATCTACTGGCCCAGTCGCACACCACCTCCTCACAA GCCTGCTGCAAGTCGATCGGAGACTTTTCCCTCGGACCAGTTTTCCCACCGGGAAACAGACCCCATGCAGAAAGGAACGTACTTGGACGAGGAGTTTTTCCTTATAGACTAG